From a region of the Methanolobus tindarius DSM 2278 genome:
- a CDS encoding PKD domain-containing protein produces the protein MRRLYFMICFLLISCAVLTSAAQAATTVSASSGTATYTENDDMYIDSGLTITGSESTYSSAKVYIGDGYVSGQDYLRYDTTNGISGSFDTSTGVLTLTSAATTPAAYQAAFRNVRYENTNEEPNTADRKITFVLGGNTLYFEDTGHYYEYVSYLSTWTAAKTNADTKTMEGLQGYLATITSEEENNFLMEKIQADAWMGASDAAVEGEWRWVTGPEGTEEGGAGRQFYDGDGYTGSAISGEYNKWNGPALGTGNEPNDSGNNEDAGQMYSTNNGTWNDLPHTVTTLSGYLLEYGGMSGDEAPQLSTTVTVSVTSVNDAPTTPGVFTSPTSSQIKKGGSSMTVSWGTSSDVEGDSVKYNLWLYNGSWSLIGNLLSTNSMAFTLPEDNTGSAMFRVYATDTQDNSSARDVTFTIDSVPPVIAYGTNGNSTYANSHSSTVTGTDSPAGISQMAYAWTQSADVSSVSSWTSFANAGTLTKDSVDGDWYLHTRGTDNAGNINYSVSDVFKLDNSLPITYYNENGNSTYNQSHSTVVTVVDTVSGINELSYSWTLDSNVSNVSVWTPFNSGDTLTADQNDGDWYLHIKAVDNTSNINYSTSNVFLVDKSNPVYSWTNMPVAANTGDSVLLSLNVTDYSTIVNYNVTVDGNEYQMNASAGNYSWTIDIPASNSGTLVSHMTYNCTFIDIAGNINTTGDILMNVSILPIADFSANATRGISPLTVNFTDNSSGLVESWNWDFGDGTNSTDINTTHTFISGNYTVNLTVQNSNGTSSSLLNVRCAEEPVYTYSPENSSAISAYGEELNFSIQSTLYSSFVWLIDGNPVNETGATLYNNTNDSSMISYCLINTSQYINQSDFFMDIYNVSVLTSNESIGRTDTRSWQWTVTESSESGNNITMVINSTPTITINGSDKYLRFNTTNDDDTDDNGLACSIVSTSFNTGNNTDGIQVRVEVLNVSAINESSIDFSTSSIYQYLDISFTNETLVNNQSNNRSIEFRVLNEKGGGTLIVNTVYLRHWTNPQWEAYTPERIGNDGTYSYFIVRNVSGYSPFTVTCSYQYSSSTTSDDGMPYYLKKLLFWSDEEPTEEIADVLETENVDIIDTDSLGDSVGVVSASSSGDTDVSEEYNGEEQESKPLKLAGLLALLIVAGFFILFLKKRNDDEKKKL, from the coding sequence ATGCGCAGATTGTATTTCATGATATGTTTCTTACTTATATCCTGTGCCGTATTAACATCTGCTGCACAGGCAGCAACGACTGTAAGTGCTTCAAGTGGCACTGCAACTTATACTGAAAACGATGACATGTATATAGACTCAGGGCTAACCATCACCGGTAGTGAGTCTACTTATTCATCAGCTAAAGTCTACATAGGAGATGGTTATGTCTCCGGACAGGACTATCTGAGATATGACACTACAAATGGCATATCAGGATCTTTTGACACCTCAACAGGAGTACTGACACTTACTTCGGCTGCCACAACTCCAGCTGCATATCAAGCAGCCTTTAGAAATGTCAGATATGAGAATACTAACGAGGAGCCAAACACTGCAGACCGAAAGATTACCTTTGTCCTAGGAGGAAATACACTATATTTTGAAGATACAGGACATTACTACGAGTATGTATCCTACTTGTCAACATGGACAGCAGCAAAAACAAATGCAGATACTAAGACCATGGAAGGACTACAAGGATATCTTGCAACCATCACATCAGAGGAAGAAAATAATTTCCTAATGGAAAAAATACAGGCTGATGCATGGATGGGTGCAAGTGACGCTGCTGTCGAAGGAGAATGGCGCTGGGTCACTGGTCCTGAAGGAACTGAGGAAGGAGGAGCTGGAAGACAGTTCTATGACGGAGATGGTTATACAGGCTCAGCAATATCAGGTGAATATAACAAATGGAACGGACCTGCACTGGGTACTGGCAATGAACCAAACGACTCGGGAAATAACGAGGATGCTGGCCAAATGTATTCAACAAACAACGGTACCTGGAATGACCTTCCCCATACAGTTACAACACTGAGTGGGTACCTTCTTGAATATGGTGGAATGAGTGGAGATGAAGCACCACAACTATCAACAACAGTTACTGTGAGCGTGACTTCAGTAAATGATGCGCCGACAACCCCAGGAGTATTCACATCACCAACAAGCAGCCAGATAAAGAAGGGTGGAAGCTCAATGACTGTGTCATGGGGAACATCCTCAGATGTTGAAGGTGACAGCGTAAAATACAACCTGTGGCTCTACAACGGATCATGGTCACTTATAGGAAACCTGCTTAGCACCAACAGTATGGCATTTACTCTTCCGGAAGACAATACTGGAAGTGCAATGTTCCGCGTATATGCTACTGATACCCAGGATAATTCATCGGCTCGTGATGTTACATTTACTATCGACTCTGTTCCACCGGTAATTGCATATGGGACAAATGGTAACAGCACCTACGCTAACAGCCACAGTTCCACAGTGACAGGAACAGATTCACCTGCAGGCATCTCACAGATGGCTTATGCCTGGACACAGAGCGCGGATGTGAGTTCTGTTTCATCATGGACTTCTTTTGCAAATGCTGGAACACTGACTAAAGATTCAGTTGACGGTGACTGGTATCTCCATACACGTGGAACCGATAATGCCGGAAATATCAATTACTCTGTATCAGACGTTTTCAAGTTGGACAACAGTCTGCCTATAACATATTACAATGAAAATGGTAACAGCACATACAACCAGAGTCACAGTACCGTTGTAACAGTAGTTGATACGGTATCAGGCATCAATGAACTGTCTTATTCCTGGACACTGGACTCCAATGTATCCAATGTGTCTGTATGGACTCCTTTTAACAGCGGAGACACACTTACAGCAGATCAGAATGATGGTGACTGGTATCTTCACATAAAAGCAGTTGACAATACCAGCAATATAAACTATTCAACATCTAACGTATTTTTGGTTGACAAATCAAATCCTGTATATTCATGGACAAATATGCCCGTGGCTGCAAACACCGGAGATAGTGTCCTTCTTTCACTGAACGTCACTGATTATTCAACAATAGTAAACTATAATGTGACTGTTGATGGAAACGAATACCAGATGAACGCAAGTGCAGGAAACTACTCATGGACAATCGATATTCCTGCAAGCAATTCCGGTACGCTGGTAAGTCATATGACCTACAACTGTACATTCATAGACATTGCTGGAAATATAAACACAACCGGAGATATTCTGATGAATGTTTCCATCCTGCCAATTGCAGATTTTAGTGCTAATGCAACCAGAGGAATAAGTCCTCTTACAGTCAATTTCACTGACAACTCATCAGGACTTGTGGAAAGCTGGAACTGGGACTTTGGAGATGGTACGAATTCAACTGACATCAACACTACACACACTTTCATATCCGGTAACTACACGGTAAACCTTACTGTTCAAAACAGCAATGGTACATCTTCCAGCCTGTTGAATGTCAGGTGTGCAGAGGAACCGGTTTACACTTACTCACCTGAAAATTCATCAGCAATATCTGCATATGGAGAAGAACTGAACTTCAGTATACAGAGCACACTTTATTCCAGCTTTGTATGGCTCATCGACGGAAATCCTGTAAATGAAACAGGAGCAACATTGTACAACAATACAAATGATTCATCCATGATTTCCTACTGCCTGATAAACACAAGTCAGTACATTAACCAGAGTGATTTCTTCATGGACATTTACAATGTCTCGGTCCTGACCAGTAATGAAAGCATTGGAAGAACCGACACACGTTCATGGCAGTGGACAGTTACAGAATCGTCTGAAAGTGGGAATAACATCACAATGGTAATCAACTCCACCCCTACGATTACAATAAATGGCAGTGATAAGTATCTGCGTTTCAACACCACCAATGACGATGACACTGATGACAACGGTCTTGCATGCAGTATTGTTTCAACATCTTTCAATACTGGTAACAACACCGACGGCATACAGGTCAGGGTGGAAGTGCTGAATGTTTCTGCTATCAACGAGTCGAGCATTGATTTCTCAACCTCGTCAATATACCAGTACCTTGACATTAGTTTCACCAACGAAACACTGGTAAACAACCAGAGCAACAACCGCAGTATAGAATTCAGGGTGCTTAATGAAAAGGGTGGAGGTACTTTAATAGTCAATACCGTGTACCTGAGACACTGGACAAATCCACAGTGGGAAGCATATACTCCTGAACGCATAGGTAATGACGGAACGTACTCATACTTCATTGTAAGAAATGTTTCGGGATATTCCCCCTTTACTGTAACCTGTAGCTATCAGTATAGTTCATCGACTACCAGTGATGATGGAATGCCATATTATCTCAAGAAACTGCTTTTCTGGAGTGATGAGGAGCCAACAGAAGAAATAGCTGATGTATTAGAAACTGAAAATGTTGACATTATAGATACAGATTCCCTGGGTGATTCGGTTGGCGTGGTCTCAGCAAGTTCTTCAGGAGACACAGACGTATCGGAAGAATACAATGGGGAAGAACAAGAGAGTAAACCATTGAAGCTTGCAGGACTTCTTGCATTGCTAATTGTAGCAGGGTTCTTCATCCTGTTCCTTAAAAAGAGAAATGATGACGAAAAGAAGAAATTATAA
- a CDS encoding homocitrate synthase/isopropylmalate synthase family protein has product MKIYKDYDDLPKIKLPLGQEVSISDSTIRDGAQMPGIVMKSQQKFQIYNYLHRIGIEKLETFVYNERDRKAIKLMMDQGYEFPEITGWARANPADIDMVLNIDGIEETGVLMSVSDPHIVDKMGLTREAAEEKYLNALQYAVDHGLRTRAHIEDMTRADNYGFTFPLIKKIMDIDPDCTIRVCDTIGFGIPFEGVDEPFGIPMITKYLKDELNVKNIETHCHDDFGFAVANSIAGYWHGANWSNVTFLGIGERAGNAEMEKLLLFLARRIEGFDKYNLDSIVEFSKFMQDEIGIRIPRNKSVVGNNVFAHESGIHSAGVIKNPFTYEPYPPEIVGGKRIFLIGDSSGIEVLRYKVQETLNELMEVNIEIDKNDKRLRAIQAEIQKLYNDEKRVSCISDEEIMAYVKKYFMFNQMLSKDMHRKDMEEDENLDEGQKSNEIKPRMHDTID; this is encoded by the coding sequence ATGAAAATATACAAGGACTATGATGATCTTCCAAAAATAAAATTACCACTGGGGCAGGAAGTATCAATAAGTGACAGCACTATCAGGGATGGGGCACAGATGCCTGGTATTGTCATGAAGAGTCAGCAGAAGTTTCAGATATACAACTACCTGCACCGTATAGGAATAGAGAAACTTGAGACTTTTGTCTATAACGAAAGGGACAGAAAAGCCATCAAGCTCATGATGGACCAGGGATACGAATTCCCGGAAATAACCGGATGGGCACGTGCAAACCCTGCTGATATTGATATGGTCCTTAACATTGACGGCATTGAGGAAACCGGTGTCCTTATGTCAGTATCTGATCCTCATATCGTTGATAAGATGGGGCTTACCCGTGAGGCAGCCGAGGAAAAATACCTCAATGCACTCCAGTATGCAGTTGATCACGGACTCCGCACCAGGGCTCACATCGAAGATATGACCCGTGCAGACAATTATGGATTCACATTCCCTCTTATTAAGAAAATAATGGACATAGACCCTGATTGTACTATCCGTGTATGTGATACCATTGGATTTGGAATACCATTTGAAGGTGTTGACGAGCCTTTTGGAATTCCAATGATCACTAAATACCTGAAGGACGAGCTCAATGTTAAAAATATCGAGACTCACTGTCATGATGATTTTGGTTTTGCTGTTGCCAATTCCATTGCAGGATACTGGCACGGTGCAAATTGGTCCAATGTGACATTCCTTGGTATTGGTGAGAGAGCAGGTAACGCCGAAATGGAAAAACTGCTTTTATTCCTTGCAAGGCGTATCGAGGGATTCGACAAGTACAATCTTGATTCTATTGTAGAGTTCTCAAAATTCATGCAGGATGAAATCGGCATCCGTATACCAAGGAATAAGTCTGTTGTTGGTAACAACGTATTTGCACACGAATCAGGAATCCACTCCGCCGGTGTTATCAAGAATCCGTTCACCTACGAACCATATCCACCTGAAATCGTTGGTGGAAAGAGGATTTTCCTCATTGGTGATTCTTCTGGAATCGAAGTACTTAGGTACAAAGTCCAGGAAACACTGAACGAACTCATGGAAGTTAATATCGAGATCGACAAGAATGACAAACGCCTCAGAGCAATCCAGGCCGAAATTCAGAAACTCTACAACGACGAGAAGAGGGTTTCCTGCATTTCCGATGAAGAGATCATGGCATACGTGAAGAAGTACTTCATGTTCAACCAGATGCTCAGCAAGGATATGCACCGCAAGGACATGGAAGAGGATGAAAATCTTGATGAGGGGCAAAAAAGCAACGAGATCAAACCTCGTATGCACGATACAATAGACTAA
- a CDS encoding regulator of amino acid metabolism, contains ACT domain has translation MWSILLRKFEKYPAQQKVLKLLFERGFQVSDEGKVTSGAIEIAHTQLAREAGVDRRVVDSTTEVILSDDQLKKIFQNVKSIPFLRDVAPLMGQGVIIITPDDASNKGIISEVSTVIAQQNISIRQAVSDDPFFTDEPRLTIITDTKVPGSIIEELLKLDSVKSVNIA, from the coding sequence ATGTGGAGCATATTACTCAGGAAGTTCGAGAAATACCCGGCCCAGCAAAAGGTGCTGAAGCTTCTTTTTGAACGTGGTTTTCAGGTAAGTGATGAAGGAAAAGTTACCTCAGGCGCCATTGAAATAGCACACACGCAACTTGCCAGGGAAGCAGGTGTTGACAGGCGTGTTGTAGATTCCACAACAGAGGTCATACTTTCAGATGATCAGCTAAAAAAGATATTCCAGAATGTAAAATCAATTCCTTTTCTTCGGGATGTCGCCCCTCTCATGGGACAGGGTGTCATTATCATAACCCCGGACGATGCTTCTAACAAGGGAATTATCTCCGAAGTCTCCACAGTTATCGCACAACAAAATATCAGCATCAGGCAGGCTGTGTCAGATGACCCTTTCTTCACAGACGAACCCCGGCTTACAATAATCACCGATACAAAGGTCCCCGGCAGCATCATTGAGGAACTGCTCAAACTGGATTCTGTAAAAAGCGTAAATATCGCTTGA
- a CDS encoding geranylgeranyl reductase family protein, whose product MTEYDVIVVGGGPIGSVAARYAAINGAKTLILEDHAFIGTPVGCTGLLSTRALNECEIAPSDSSILNSVRGAFIHPMHGDYLPIDGKKTKAYVVSRKIFDRKLALKAVEEDVDLWLNSRVTGIENSQNEQKVSVVKNGEKHILKTKVVIGADGVRSQVAKWSGLGNVTEVLPGIQAEVPYRSDDTNFVELFIGSQVPGFFGWTVPVNESISRVGMAVDPICGLSAHQVLENLLTKNQHVASRYGGGKLDLVMGGIPLGPLEKTYADGVMIVGDAAGQVKPTSGGGIYTGAVCAKIAGEIAAKAAEKNNSSASFLSEYDKQWRAKLGKELAMGMRIHRFAAGLGDREMDELIASMNNPAILDTITRYGDMDHPSILIKKMLHPSKSVHMLKIFRAFAKAVL is encoded by the coding sequence ATGACGGAATATGATGTTATTGTTGTAGGAGGAGGACCAATCGGTTCTGTGGCGGCAAGATATGCTGCAATAAACGGCGCAAAAACACTGATACTGGAAGACCACGCATTCATAGGTACTCCGGTTGGGTGCACCGGACTTCTAAGTACAAGAGCTCTCAATGAGTGTGAAATTGCCCCTTCGGATAGTTCCATCCTGAACTCAGTAAGAGGTGCATTTATTCACCCAATGCATGGGGATTACCTGCCCATTGACGGTAAAAAAACCAAAGCCTATGTTGTCTCAAGGAAGATTTTTGACAGAAAACTTGCGTTGAAGGCTGTTGAAGAAGATGTTGACCTCTGGCTTAACTCAAGAGTTACAGGTATTGAAAACTCACAAAATGAACAGAAGGTTTCAGTTGTAAAGAACGGAGAAAAACATATTCTGAAAACCAAAGTTGTAATTGGTGCTGACGGTGTTCGGAGCCAGGTGGCAAAATGGTCAGGACTTGGAAATGTTACAGAAGTGCTGCCGGGAATTCAGGCAGAAGTTCCTTACCGCAGTGATGACACCAATTTTGTTGAATTGTTTATTGGGTCACAGGTTCCCGGATTCTTTGGATGGACTGTGCCTGTAAATGAAAGCATATCCCGTGTGGGTATGGCTGTTGATCCCATATGTGGACTGTCAGCGCATCAGGTTCTTGAAAATCTCCTGACAAAGAATCAGCATGTTGCTTCAAGATATGGTGGTGGCAAACTTGACCTTGTTATGGGAGGAATTCCACTTGGACCTCTTGAAAAGACATATGCAGACGGTGTAATGATAGTCGGTGACGCAGCAGGGCAGGTTAAACCCACATCAGGAGGAGGAATCTATACCGGAGCTGTGTGTGCAAAAATTGCCGGTGAAATTGCTGCAAAGGCTGCAGAGAAAAATAACAGTTCTGCATCATTCCTTTCTGAATACGATAAACAGTGGAGAGCAAAACTTGGAAAAGAGCTTGCAATGGGAATGAGAATTCACAGGTTTGCAGCAGGACTCGGGGATAGAGAGATGGACGAGCTCATAGCTTCGATGAACAATCCTGCTATTCTTGACACCATAACACGCTACGGTGACATGGACCATCCTTCAATACTGATAAAAAAGATGCTGCACCCATCTAAATCGGTGCATATGTTAAAGATATTCAGGGCTTTTGCAAAGGCTGTTCTCTGA
- a CDS encoding HAD family hydrolase, producing the protein MDEMGMNLRGIIFDMDNTLFDFVEAKMVACTEVVSFLGAGDPQELFEYFRRETHGFEHPENIRDYMLDNGMNAADNYQTCVSIYETHKINNIRLYPDVRETLQELNKLGLPLGIVTDANSDNAKKRLAKTGMEAMIHSLTAHDMTGAKKPDLAPFKHALETMGLNAPETLFVGDSLRRDIAPSKKLGMMAAYAAYGDRNSAIDRTSGEYEPDRTLNSFREVLEIVLELK; encoded by the coding sequence ATGGATGAAATGGGAATGAATTTAAGGGGCATTATTTTTGATATGGACAACACCCTCTTCGACTTTGTGGAAGCGAAGATGGTAGCCTGTACTGAAGTTGTCAGTTTTCTTGGTGCAGGTGACCCGCAAGAGCTGTTTGAGTACTTCCGCAGGGAAACCCACGGTTTTGAACACCCGGAGAATATCAGGGACTATATGCTTGACAACGGCATGAATGCTGCTGATAACTACCAGACATGTGTCAGCATCTACGAAACTCACAAGATTAACAACATAAGGCTCTATCCAGATGTAAGGGAAACACTACAAGAACTAAATAAACTCGGCCTTCCCCTTGGAATTGTCACTGACGCTAACAGCGATAATGCAAAGAAAAGGCTTGCAAAAACAGGTATGGAAGCAATGATACATTCACTTACAGCCCATGATATGACTGGCGCAAAAAAACCGGATCTTGCACCTTTCAAACATGCTCTTGAAACAATGGGACTTAATGCTCCTGAAACACTTTTTGTTGGTGACAGCCTGAGAAGGGATATTGCTCCTTCAAAGAAACTGGGCATGATGGCAGCATATGCTGCATATGGAGATCGCAACAGCGCAATAGACAGGACATCAGGTGAATACGAACCTGACAGAACACTCAACAGTTTCCGCGAGGTTCTGGAAATAGTACTTGAACTTAAGTGA
- a CDS encoding alpha/beta hydrolase, with amino-acid sequence MSQKHTTKGKRKTETKQHKMNVKLLPLALGILLMVAGAIGIIYSSGDDEQWSVSDEGILSYPEITDVDYSSNDISGANDKETIREVSFESRGSEIAGLIRIPESATNIPGVVVLPGAGVSKEQQTAVPQLLSSLGYASITLDQRNLGGIDPQGDMALYMNGTEPVEYMMVYDALAAANVLADQSEIDDDNIAMLGLSNGGRFAIIATAIDPEIKGVIGISTSGYDTGSIVVDETVDMDAYLFYRSIDPDTYLGMISPRRFVMLHSINDSIVPYELALRTYDKAEDPKALYPINASTHGYSPLMAEDIENELAIMFQ; translated from the coding sequence ATGAGTCAGAAACATACCACTAAAGGAAAAAGAAAGACTGAAACTAAACAGCATAAGATGAATGTCAAACTTCTCCCGCTTGCACTGGGAATACTACTCATGGTAGCCGGAGCTATTGGAATAATATATAGTTCAGGCGATGATGAACAGTGGTCTGTTTCAGATGAAGGAATACTCTCATATCCTGAAATAACAGATGTGGATTACAGCTCAAATGACATTTCCGGAGCTAACGATAAGGAAACTATCAGGGAAGTCAGTTTTGAAAGCCGTGGTTCTGAAATTGCAGGGCTTATCAGGATTCCGGAATCGGCTACAAATATTCCTGGTGTTGTAGTTCTTCCAGGAGCAGGAGTCTCAAAAGAACAGCAGACAGCAGTACCCCAATTGCTTTCATCACTCGGGTACGCCTCCATAACACTGGATCAGAGAAATCTTGGAGGAATTGACCCGCAGGGTGACATGGCACTTTACATGAATGGGACAGAACCTGTGGAATACATGATGGTGTATGACGCACTTGCTGCTGCAAATGTTCTTGCTGACCAGTCTGAAATTGATGATGACAACATTGCAATGCTTGGTCTTAGTAATGGTGGCAGGTTTGCAATAATAGCAACCGCAATAGATCCGGAAATAAAAGGAGTAATTGGAATCAGCACAAGTGGTTATGATACTGGTTCCATAGTCGTTGATGAAACTGTTGACATGGATGCCTATCTCTTTTACAGGTCAATTGACCCTGACACCTATCTGGGAATGATAAGCCCACGCAGGTTTGTTATGCTGCATTCCATAAATGACAGCATTGTTCCGTATGAACTTGCACTTCGTACTTATGATAAGGCAGAAGATCCAAAAGCACTTTACCCGATTAACGCAAGCACACACGGATATTCCCCACTTATGGCAGAAGATATTGAAAACGAACTTGCAATTATGTTTCAATAG
- a CDS encoding MoaD/ThiS family protein — MNVILPNGDIQELAMGPLTVVELLQHLGISLGEVLVSKNKCIIPEDSILENGDNVRIMQVIFGG; from the coding sequence ATGAACGTAATACTTCCAAACGGTGATATCCAGGAACTGGCCATGGGTCCCTTGACAGTAGTGGAATTACTGCAACATCTGGGCATAAGCCTGGGTGAAGTTCTGGTATCTAAAAATAAATGTATTATCCCGGAAGACAGCATTCTCGAAAATGGAGATAATGTACGAATAATGCAGGTTATTTTTGGAGGCTGA
- a CDS encoding transcriptional regulator, with protein sequence MKLPCQMIVWDVLPAIRAAIAEELMNCGLSQQEIAKELDMAPSAVSQYLSKKRGYRIVLEENVKVSIRELAEDMKANKVDDLASRICGICRQLREEGQECANDN encoded by the coding sequence ATGAAATTACCATGTCAGATGATCGTCTGGGACGTGTTGCCTGCCATCAGAGCAGCCATCGCAGAAGAACTTATGAATTGCGGACTGTCGCAACAGGAAATTGCCAAGGAACTTGATATGGCACCATCTGCTGTTTCACAATACCTGTCCAAAAAGAGAGGCTACAGGATTGTGCTTGAAGAGAATGTGAAGGTATCTATACGTGAACTTGCTGAAGATATGAAAGCAAACAAGGTTGATGACCTTGCTTCAAGAATATGCGGAATATGCAGGCAACTTAGGGAAGAAGGTCAGGAATGTGCTAATGACAATTAA
- a CDS encoding HesA/MoeB/ThiF family protein — translation MLSDDELERYSRQIMLFGKEGQKRLSDATVFVAGAGGLGCPVALYLAVAGIGHLKVADKDLVEQTNLNRQVLHWEQDIGKEKVISIEEKILQINPHVEIQTFHLTIDETNIMDLVADADIIVDAMDNYEVRYFLNKVAHEKGIPMVHGAIRGFDGQAMTIIPGKSACFNCVFPSEPPSEIFPVIGTTPGIIAMIQANEVIKYLLGTGKLLTNRLLIWDGLNSEMDYMKVSKRPDCKICGK, via the coding sequence ATGTTAAGCGATGATGAACTCGAAAGATACAGCAGGCAGATTATGCTTTTTGGCAAGGAAGGTCAGAAGCGCTTGAGTGATGCTACTGTATTTGTGGCAGGTGCCGGTGGACTTGGCTGTCCGGTTGCGTTGTATCTTGCAGTTGCGGGAATAGGCCATTTGAAAGTTGCAGATAAGGATCTTGTGGAACAAACGAATCTTAACCGTCAGGTTCTGCACTGGGAACAGGACATTGGCAAAGAGAAAGTCATTTCTATAGAGGAAAAAATCCTGCAGATAAATCCTCACGTAGAAATTCAGACATTTCACCTGACAATTGACGAAACAAATATCATGGACCTTGTGGCTGATGCAGATATAATTGTTGATGCCATGGATAATTATGAGGTCCGCTATTTTCTGAATAAGGTTGCCCATGAGAAAGGAATTCCCATGGTTCATGGCGCAATTCGTGGTTTTGATGGTCAGGCAATGACGATCATCCCTGGAAAAAGTGCATGTTTTAATTGTGTATTCCCATCTGAACCGCCATCGGAGATATTTCCTGTGATTGGCACGACCCCTGGTATAATTGCCATGATACAGGCTAATGAAGTCATTAAATACCTGCTTGGGACCGGTAAGCTTCTGACAAACCGCCTGCTAATATGGGATGGTCTTAATTCTGAAATGGATTATATGAAAGTGTCAAAAAGACCGGATTGTAAAATATGCGGTAAATAA